Proteins found in one Exiguobacterium sp. 9-2 genomic segment:
- a CDS encoding pseudouridine synthase: MRLDKLLSNMGAGSRKEVKLLLKAGAIQVDGEIVRDPKQHVDVETQQVLMYGEPVTYQKYIYLMMNKPPGVISATEDKRDETVIDLLFEDVTYFKPFPVGRLDKDTEGLLLLTNDGSFNHALMSPKKHVEKTYYAEVTGVLTQEDIEAVAAGVTLEDGYRAKPGKLVILSTTETDSTLELTITEGKFHQVKRMMLALGKEVTFLKRRSIGRLELDPALALGDYRELTPAELSLFEWQPE, encoded by the coding sequence ATGCGTCTAGATAAATTGTTATCCAACATGGGAGCAGGCTCCCGAAAAGAAGTGAAGCTGCTGCTGAAGGCAGGGGCGATTCAAGTCGATGGAGAGATCGTGCGTGATCCGAAACAACATGTCGATGTCGAGACGCAACAGGTTCTGATGTATGGGGAACCGGTTACGTATCAAAAATACATCTACTTGATGATGAATAAACCACCGGGTGTCATTAGTGCAACAGAAGATAAACGAGATGAGACCGTCATTGATCTGTTGTTTGAAGACGTGACGTATTTCAAACCGTTCCCGGTCGGACGACTCGATAAAGATACAGAGGGTCTATTGCTGTTGACGAATGATGGGTCGTTTAATCACGCTTTAATGTCTCCAAAGAAACACGTCGAAAAAACGTATTACGCAGAAGTGACAGGAGTGTTGACGCAAGAAGACATCGAAGCGGTTGCGGCAGGCGTCACGTTAGAAGACGGCTACCGAGCAAAGCCGGGAAAACTTGTCATCTTATCGACGACAGAAACAGATTCAACGCTTGAGTTGACGATCACGGAAGGGAAGTTCCATCAAGTCAAACGGATGATGCTTGCGCTCGGGAAAGAGGTCACGTTCTTGAAACGGCGCTCGATTGGCCGCTTGGAACTCGATCCGGCACTTGCGCTCGGAGATTATCGTGAACTGACGCCAGCGGAACTGTCTTTGTTTGAGTGGCAACCTGAATAA
- a CDS encoding MFS transporter, producing the protein MKNRQTYHFQALYFFIFFGQGALIPYLALYFSSDAFGLSASEIGTIVAIGPILSIFLQPVWGIAADRLGKPKRLLLVAMLAAGVFTLSYLLTSAYLLLLLISCVWALFQCAHIPLVDTLAIEYTRKRKVDYGALRLFGSAGFALAVFILGQITEEGGLGLIFYATGAAWVLGFLVLIGIEETGNVHISHQQQVPLKQLFSNRRFLLFLAGGSLIFGPIFANNYYFGSYVTIRGETTALVGTLFFVAVLCEIPFMRIASRLLLRFGAIPVLVFISLLSAARTAMIALELPIVMLWVLSAMQGMIVGLLIPVALDYVRSLVPETMVATAVSTYMATTTGLATALFNLMSGFVLDQSTIYTVFWVYTISSILGAVLYSVSGRMKE; encoded by the coding sequence GTGAAAAATCGTCAAACTTATCATTTCCAAGCGTTATATTTCTTTATTTTCTTTGGACAAGGTGCACTCATTCCGTATCTTGCGCTTTATTTTTCAAGCGATGCGTTCGGTCTGTCCGCTTCAGAGATTGGTACAATCGTTGCGATCGGACCGATTCTCTCTATTTTCTTACAGCCCGTTTGGGGCATCGCGGCAGATCGACTCGGAAAGCCAAAACGTCTCTTACTCGTTGCCATGCTCGCCGCTGGAGTATTTACATTGAGTTACTTACTGACGTCCGCTTATCTACTTTTACTGTTGATTTCATGTGTCTGGGCATTATTCCAGTGCGCGCATATTCCACTCGTTGATACATTAGCGATCGAATATACACGAAAACGTAAGGTAGATTATGGCGCCTTGCGTCTTTTTGGATCAGCTGGTTTTGCTTTAGCCGTCTTCATCCTTGGACAAATCACTGAGGAGGGTGGACTTGGTCTGATTTTTTATGCGACCGGTGCAGCGTGGGTTCTTGGTTTTCTTGTGTTGATCGGTATTGAAGAAACGGGGAACGTACACATTTCACATCAACAACAGGTACCGTTGAAACAACTCTTTTCGAATCGACGCTTCTTGTTATTCTTAGCGGGAGGGAGTTTGATCTTCGGACCGATCTTCGCCAATAACTATTACTTTGGCAGCTACGTCACGATTCGTGGAGAGACAACCGCGCTCGTCGGGACCTTGTTCTTCGTCGCCGTTCTGTGCGAAATCCCGTTCATGCGCATCGCTTCGCGTCTATTGTTACGATTCGGAGCGATTCCAGTTCTTGTCTTCATTTCCTTGCTGTCAGCTGCTCGTACGGCGATGATCGCATTAGAGCTTCCGATCGTCATGCTTTGGGTATTGTCTGCGATGCAAGGAATGATCGTCGGATTGTTGATCCCTGTTGCATTAGACTATGTTCGGTCACTCGTTCCAGAGACGATGGTCGCAACAGCTGTCAGTACATATATGGCAACGACGACAGGGCTAGCGACAGCGCTGTTTAACTTGATGAGTGGGTTTGTGCTAGACCAAAGTACAATCTATACCGTCTTTTGGGTATATACAATTAGCAGTATTCTTGGTGCCGTCCTGTACAGTGTCAGTGGTCGAATGAAGGAGTGA
- a CDS encoding DeoR family transcriptional regulator, giving the protein MKDSTDRMLTRIKSIYLYIQENGATTTAELVEEFGITSRTVQRDLNVLEYNNLIVSPRRGTWTSSKKQKQAG; this is encoded by the coding sequence ATGAAAGATTCTACAGACCGTATGTTGACCCGGATTAAATCGATTTATCTCTACATCCAAGAGAACGGAGCTACTACGACAGCAGAGTTGGTTGAAGAGTTTGGCATCACTTCAAGGACCGTTCAGCGGGATTTGAACGTGCTCGAATACAACAATCTCATTGTGAGCCCTCGACGCGGTACATGGACGTCGAGCAAGAAACAAAAGCAAGCGGGTTGA
- the pepV gene encoding dipeptidase PepV encodes MVNWKEEVLARREDLLEDLKELLRIPSILDESTIEEGAPFGQEVKRALDWMLATGERDGFKTKNVDGYAGHLEYGQGEELLGILCHLDVVPAGGDHWTYGPFNPTLVDGKLYARGAIDDKGPTMAAYYALKIVKELGLPLSKRIRLIAGGDEESDWRCVNHYFKHEEMPTLGFAPDADFPIINAEKGLYDGLLIQGKPAQASDTGYHLVRFEGGERPNMVPGHAQALLRVVELGTLETDFHTYLEEQGLSGTVKQETEGLVLDVNGVAAHAMEPDNGKNAALHLARFLNTLHLDYNGSRYIQLVTHMFRDSRGVAIGVAASDETGDLTINGGVFRYVEEQGTASINIRYPYSADFTERLQIIKEAAAGYGFELQTRTHMTPHHVDPDHELIQTLSAVYERHTNQPADLIAIGGGTYARSLTAGVAFGPVFPGGPEVAHQVDEYVDFEELLLAVAIYAEAIYELAK; translated from the coding sequence ATGGTAAATTGGAAAGAAGAAGTACTCGCGCGTCGCGAGGACTTATTAGAGGATTTAAAAGAACTACTGCGGATTCCGAGTATACTTGATGAATCAACAATCGAAGAAGGTGCACCGTTTGGTCAAGAAGTCAAACGAGCCCTTGATTGGATGCTCGCGACAGGGGAACGAGACGGATTCAAGACAAAAAATGTTGATGGATACGCCGGACATTTGGAATATGGTCAAGGGGAAGAGTTACTCGGTATTCTTTGTCACTTAGACGTCGTACCAGCTGGTGGCGATCACTGGACATACGGTCCATTTAACCCAACGCTTGTCGATGGGAAACTGTATGCGCGCGGTGCAATCGATGATAAAGGACCGACGATGGCAGCTTATTATGCCTTGAAGATCGTCAAAGAACTCGGATTACCGCTCTCAAAACGTATTCGTTTGATTGCTGGAGGAGATGAAGAGAGTGACTGGCGTTGTGTGAATCATTACTTCAAACATGAAGAAATGCCGACTCTCGGCTTTGCACCAGATGCCGACTTCCCGATCATCAATGCGGAAAAAGGACTGTATGATGGGTTATTGATTCAAGGGAAACCAGCGCAAGCATCTGATACAGGCTACCATCTCGTTCGTTTTGAAGGCGGCGAACGTCCGAACATGGTTCCGGGTCATGCCCAAGCACTTCTTCGTGTCGTCGAATTGGGGACGCTTGAAACGGATTTCCATACGTATCTTGAAGAACAAGGCTTGTCTGGGACGGTCAAGCAAGAAACGGAAGGTCTCGTTCTTGATGTGAACGGTGTCGCAGCCCATGCGATGGAGCCGGATAACGGTAAAAATGCTGCCTTACATTTAGCACGTTTCCTCAATACGCTTCACTTGGATTATAACGGTAGTCGTTATATTCAGCTTGTCACGCACATGTTCCGTGATTCTCGCGGTGTAGCGATTGGTGTCGCTGCTTCAGACGAGACAGGTGACTTAACGATCAACGGTGGTGTATTCCGGTATGTAGAAGAGCAAGGAACAGCGTCGATCAACATCCGTTATCCTTATTCAGCAGACTTCACGGAACGCTTGCAAATCATCAAGGAAGCGGCAGCGGGATATGGCTTCGAGTTACAGACTCGAACACATATGACACCACACCATGTCGATCCGGATCATGAATTGATTCAGACACTGAGTGCCGTGTATGAACGTCATACGAACCAACCAGCTGATCTGATCGCTATCGGTGGTGGTACATATGCACGTTCGTTAACGGCAGGGGTTGCATTTGGACCAGTCTTCCCAGGTGGTCCTGAAGTTGCCCACCAAGTCGATGAATATGTTGATTTTGAAGAACTCTTGCTTGCTGTCGCGATTTATGCAGAAGCAATTTATGAACTCGCAAAATAA
- a CDS encoding SDR family oxidoreductase translates to MNILIIGANGTTGRKMVELIAKQGDHQAIAVVREENQINDLIALGASEVRLGDLTKDVSGVISNADVVIFAAGAGGASDELTRAVDQEGAIKVIDAAKANGIDRFLMLSSVGTEEPKGELKVYLESKATADAHLQESGLNYTIVRPGPLSYDDPAGTVETKEHFDSYEDRKVSRDDIAALFVHLIDHPTQSRVFEVLSGPYPIAEALRNQ, encoded by the coding sequence ATGAATATTTTAATCATTGGAGCAAACGGAACGACTGGACGCAAGATGGTCGAATTGATCGCTAAACAAGGTGATCATCAAGCAATCGCGGTCGTACGAGAAGAAAATCAAATCAACGATTTGATTGCACTCGGTGCATCTGAAGTCAGACTTGGGGATTTGACGAAGGATGTCAGTGGTGTCATCAGTAATGCGGACGTCGTCATCTTTGCAGCGGGTGCTGGTGGCGCATCAGACGAATTGACGCGCGCCGTCGATCAAGAAGGTGCAATTAAAGTCATCGATGCAGCAAAAGCCAACGGTATCGATCGTTTCCTGATGCTCAGTTCAGTAGGTACCGAAGAACCAAAAGGTGAATTGAAAGTATATCTCGAATCTAAAGCAACAGCAGACGCACACCTCCAGGAAAGCGGACTCAATTATACGATCGTACGTCCTGGTCCACTCAGCTACGACGACCCGGCAGGCACTGTCGAAACGAAAGAGCATTTCGATTCATACGAAGATCGTAAGGTGTCGCGTGACGATATCGCAGCATTATTCGTTCACTTGATCGATCATCCGACACAATCTCGTGTATTCGAAGTACTCAGTGGTCCTTATCCAATCGCAGAAGCATTGCGTAATCAATAA
- the thpR gene encoding RNA 2',3'-cyclic phosphodiesterase, whose amino-acid sequence MRQERHFFVALPIPSEDLANIANRLSLSDYFRNVYTLEEYHLTLRFFGPLEEEEQRSWKQQLQEIARTIEPFVLRLDRLITFGQRERPRVVGFGTEAEELFRLVRLIDPSATKPFVPHVTIAKKWRTEAEEWTTNPIQPVEWTVRELILFEVRPGVSPRYEPVYRIHLGKEE is encoded by the coding sequence ATGAGACAGGAACGACACTTTTTCGTTGCTTTACCGATTCCTTCTGAAGATTTAGCAAATATCGCTAATCGTTTATCTCTATCTGATTACTTTCGAAATGTCTATACGTTAGAAGAGTACCATTTGACGCTTCGTTTTTTTGGCCCGCTGGAGGAAGAAGAACAACGATCGTGGAAACAGCAACTGCAGGAGATTGCGCGCACGATCGAACCTTTCGTACTTCGATTAGATCGTCTAATTACCTTTGGACAAAGGGAGCGACCACGTGTCGTCGGATTCGGAACAGAAGCAGAGGAATTGTTTCGATTAGTGCGTCTGATTGATCCAAGTGCGACTAAACCATTCGTTCCGCATGTCACGATCGCGAAGAAGTGGCGCACGGAGGCGGAAGAATGGACGACGAATCCGATACAACCGGTGGAATGGACTGTTCGTGAACTTATTCTGTTTGAAGTACGACCAGGCGTTTCGCCGCGATATGAACCGGTTTACCGGATTCATCTAGGTAAAGAGGAATGA